The following are from one region of the Vulpes vulpes isolate BD-2025 chromosome 14, VulVul3, whole genome shotgun sequence genome:
- the ITPA gene encoding inosine triphosphate pyrophosphatase codes for MPPSQRGEKAEVGRVAAVVSSGLRRDVPSAEGHGLNALDRQSREDPAIPAQTESRVPASGNLVASTEDGNGRAVLPSSARGPRLLKRRSPGSEQGSRMPSGPRAGALRRKLRRRVPRQRKCLPLEAKGFRWVGLVIGVSMAAPLAGKKIVFVTGNAKKLEEVIQILGDKFPCTLVAQKIDLPEYQGEPDEISIQKCQEAARQVQGPVLVEDTCLCFNALGGLPGPYIKWFLEKLKPEGLHQLLAGFEDKSAYALCTFAFSTGDPSEPVRLFRGQTSGRIVVPRGCRDFGWDPCFQPDGYEQTYAEMPKAKKNAISHRFRALLELQKYFGSLTPPVVGDDCPGRGSGEG; via the exons ATGCCCCCTTCCCAGAGAGGGGAGAAAGCAGAGGTGGGGCGGGTGGCTGCAGTGGTCTCTTCTGGTCTTCGAAGAGACGTCCCCTCGGCGGAAGGGCATGGTCTCAACGCGCTCGACCGCCAGTCTCGGGAAGACCCCGCCATTCCGGCGCAGACGGAATCCAGAGTTCCTGCTTCTGGGAATCTTGTGGCTAGCACTGAGGACGGGAATGGCCGGGCCGTTCTCCCTTCTAGCGCTCGGGGCCCCAGGCTGCTCAAGCGGCGTTCCCCAGGGTCTGAGCAGGGAAGCCGGATGCCCAGCGGACCCCGGGCTGGGGCCCTACGCCGGAAGCTGCGCCGCCGGGTTCCGCGTCAGCGGAAGTGCCTGCCACTCGAGGCAAAGGGCTTCCGGTGGGTCGGCTTGGTAATCGGAGTCAGCATGGCAGCCCCCTTGGCGGGGAAAAAGATCGTGTTTGTCACCGGGAACGCCAAGAAGCTGGAGGAG GTCATTCAGATTCTGGGAGATAAGTTTCCATGCACTTTGGTGGCACAGAAAATTGACC TGCCGGAGTACCAGGGAGAGCCTGATGAGATTTCCATACAGAAGTGTCAGGAAGCAGCTCGCCAG GTACAGGGGCCTGTACTGGTGGAGGACACCTGTCTGTGCTTCAACGCCCTTGGGGGCCTCCCTGGCCCCTACAT AAAGTGGTTTCTGGAGAAGTTAAAGCCTGAAG GTCTACACCAGCTCCTGGCAGGGTTCGAGGACAAGTCTGCCTATGCACTTTGCACTTTCGCATTCAGCACGGGGGACCCCAGTGAGCCAGTGCGCCTGTTCAGGGGCCAGACCTCC GGCCGGATTGTAGTGCCTCGAGGCTGCCGAGACTTTGGCTGGGACCCCTGCTTTCAGCCTGATGGATATGAGCAGAC GTATGCAGAGATGCCCAAAGCCAAGAAGAATGCCATCTCCCATCGCTTCCGGGCCCTGCTTGAGCTACAGAAATACTTTGGCAGCCTCACTCCTCCGGTAGTTGGTGATGATTGCCCTGGCAGGGGATCTGGGGAAGGCTAG